The nucleotide window CACCGTGATTTAAAACCCGAAAATATCTTCTTGGTAACCAAACACGGCAATCCCGATTTTGTTAAAGTGCTTGATTTTGGCATTTCCAAAGTCAAAGAACATAAAGACAGTGTGCAAAAGAGCCTGACGCGCACGGGTGTGATGATGGGGACGCCTCATTATATGTCTCCGGAGCAAGCTCAAGGCTTAGCGACAACCGATCATCGCACCGATATTTATGCGCTCGGTGTCATTTCCTATCTAGCACTTGCAGGCCGTGTGCCTTTTGACGGGGACACATTGCCATCGCTCATGGTTCAGGTGATGACGACCGAGGCTGAGTTTTTGACCGATCTACGCCAAGACATCCCCGAAGCATTGGATGCTGTCATTCGCAAAGCGCTTACCAAAGATCCTGCCGATCGTTACGCTAGCGCAGCAGATTTGCGCAGGCACTTGTGCCTTTTGCACAGGTGAACGTCGCGCCCAGTGTTTATCCTCAAGCGCCGACTTCTCTGTCGCATCCTATTGTTCCTCGTGAGTCAAAACGCCCCAAAATCAAATCTGGGCTTGGCCTGGAGACGGTGTCTCACATTCGGTCGATTCCAGGATTGGGCGACGCTGGATCAGGCAAAAAGAAAGTCCTTATTGCATCCGTCGTTGTTGCACTGGTTGTAATGGGCGCTGCTGCCTTTTTCCTAAAAGGTGATAAGTCCACAGACGAGCAAAGCTCCATGGGCGCAGATCAAGCGCAGCCCGTAGCGGCCGAGGCTAAGCTTGTTGAGCAATCCGCCGCTGAAGACAAATCCGCCGAAGCTCC belongs to Myxococcales bacterium and includes:
- a CDS encoding serine/threonine protein kinase, whose product is MSEASNIKPVIDNDPKIGTILQDRYRIVRKLGEGGMGDVYEAEHTLIGRHVAVKCLLPEFAKNPEVVERFKREARAATMVGNEHIIDVTDMGQLPDGSPFIVMEMLEGREFAGLIEDEGPLPVGRTVRIIQQVCNALSAAHAKGIVHRDLKPENIFLVTKHGNPDFVKVLDFGISKVKEHKDSVQKSLTRTGVMMGTPHYMSPEQAQGLATTDHRTDIYALGVISYLALAGRVPFDGDTLPSLMVQVMTTEAEFLTDLRQDIPEALDAVIRKALTKDPADRYASAADLRRHLCLLHR